The following are encoded in a window of Prochlorococcus marinus str. MIT 1013 genomic DNA:
- a CDS encoding FAD-dependent oxidoreductase, with product MTNYNHTTQISNILVIGCGGAGLRAAIEVKLAGLQVSVLGKREKTDSHTVLAAGGINAAFGNVDQEDSWERHFADTYIEGYGIGDASQIEIMAKEAPSLVQEIDQWGANFAKLKNGLLDQRFFGAHSYRRTCYSGDFTGLSILKTLLKKAESLNIPIHDNQYVTEILIRDEICFGAMSFDTSTAERTVHLADAVILCTGGHTKVWKRSSSRKKENTGDGLYLSLKAGCELRDMEMVQFHPSGMLFPEEIAGTLVTEAVRGEGGKLINNQGERFMVNYDKERMELSTRDRVAIANYTEIAEGRGTPNGGVYLDISHMSKDFIMQKIPSIYRQFLDAQMLDISKEPMEVAPTAHYSMGGIVISPEEHCTSVRGLYAAGEVAGGLHGANRLGGNSLAEILIFGKRAGIASVNYSNQLKSQVRSDISIKNAHDHINKFIHKGTELAKPLQHELNSVMWKHCGVIKNKKLLESGLKKILGIKNTIKDIDVRIDYQSCDDLVQVFDLEASLISAEATILSALARQESIGSHQRSDYEQLNTVEKCNYYVKLNKQTFDLEISKRRISPLRKDLQNIINQTIKVINLKNKLLE from the coding sequence ATGACTAATTATAACCACACAACTCAAATTTCAAATATTTTGGTAATTGGCTGTGGAGGTGCAGGATTAAGAGCTGCTATTGAAGTCAAACTCGCTGGACTTCAAGTATCAGTACTTGGGAAGCGAGAAAAGACAGATTCGCATACTGTTTTGGCCGCAGGAGGAATTAATGCCGCATTTGGAAATGTCGATCAAGAAGATTCTTGGGAACGACATTTTGCAGATACTTATATCGAGGGGTATGGAATTGGAGACGCCTCCCAAATTGAGATAATGGCTAAAGAAGCTCCATCACTTGTTCAAGAAATAGATCAGTGGGGAGCAAATTTTGCAAAATTAAAAAATGGGCTTCTTGATCAAAGATTTTTTGGAGCTCATTCGTATAGAAGAACTTGTTACTCAGGAGATTTTACAGGTTTATCAATTTTAAAAACACTTCTTAAAAAAGCAGAGTCTTTAAATATTCCAATTCATGACAACCAATACGTCACTGAGATTCTTATAAGAGATGAGATTTGCTTTGGAGCCATGTCATTCGATACAAGTACAGCTGAAAGGACAGTGCATTTAGCTGATGCTGTTATTCTTTGTACAGGAGGTCATACAAAAGTATGGAAAAGAAGTTCTTCTAGAAAAAAAGAGAATACAGGAGACGGCTTGTACTTAAGCCTCAAAGCAGGTTGCGAATTAAGAGATATGGAAATGGTTCAATTTCACCCCTCAGGAATGCTTTTTCCAGAAGAAATTGCAGGAACATTAGTCACAGAAGCAGTTCGAGGTGAAGGAGGAAAACTTATAAATAACCAAGGAGAAAGATTCATGGTTAATTATGATAAAGAGAGAATGGAGCTTTCAACTAGAGATAGAGTCGCTATAGCAAATTACACAGAAATAGCCGAAGGGCGAGGCACCCCTAACGGAGGTGTGTATCTAGATATAAGTCATATGAGTAAAGATTTCATAATGCAAAAAATACCAAGTATTTATAGGCAGTTTTTAGATGCACAAATGCTAGACATCTCAAAAGAGCCAATGGAGGTCGCTCCAACAGCACACTATTCGATGGGAGGTATTGTGATAAGCCCTGAAGAGCATTGCACATCAGTCAGGGGGTTATATGCCGCAGGAGAAGTAGCTGGTGGATTACATGGTGCAAATCGTCTAGGAGGTAATTCTCTCGCGGAAATTTTAATTTTCGGGAAGAGGGCTGGAATAGCTAGTGTTAATTATTCAAACCAATTAAAATCACAAGTAAGATCTGATATATCAATAAAAAATGCCCATGACCACATAAATAAATTCATACATAAAGGTACAGAATTAGCAAAGCCTTTGCAACATGAATTAAATAGCGTCATGTGGAAGCATTGTGGTGTGATTAAAAATAAAAAATTATTAGAATCAGGACTAAAGAAAATTCTAGGCATCAAAAATACTATAAAAGACATTGATGTTAGAATTGACTATCAAAGTTGTGATGATCTTGTTCAGGTCTTTGATTTAGAAGCATCATTAATTTCTGCCGAAGCCACAATCCTATCTGCATTAGCCAGACAAGAAAGTATAGGTTCGCACCAAAGAAGTGACTATGAGCAATTAAATACTGTTGAAAAATGCAATTATTACGTCAAGTTGAATAAACAAACTTTCGATTTAGAAATTTCAAAACGACGTATTTCTCCATTAAGAAAGGATCTTCAAAATATTATTAACCAAACAATCAAAGTAATTAATCTCAAAAATAAATTACTTGAATAG
- a CDS encoding tetratricopeptide repeat protein → MEQSDKKDQEKKKITEAKTFSVPFTLGENKENITITTNTSSNPSKEKIINQAFKFHSQGNILEAVKYYQLFINQGFTDHRVFSNYGIILNNLGKSKDAEVSTRKAIELNPGDAEAHYNLGIILKGIGKLQDAVLSYRKAIELNPALADAHSNLANILKDLGKLNEAEVAVRKAIELKPDDANAHLNLGGILKDLEKLKDAESSTRKAIELNPNFAEAHLNLGSILKDLSILNDAEVSTRKAIELNPDFAEAYLNLGGILKDLDKLKDAESSTRKAIELNPALADAHSNLGNILKDLGKLNEAEVAIRKTIKLQSDHADAYFMLSLIELLKENYQSGLENYEFRFTKNGAAIPHGVPKLKRINRIKLKKADKLLVVSEQGLGDTLQHMRYIPYLRNQGLEISFSAQTKLHSLIQASDIDQNPLTPKQSTLVSEGEWIPLLSLARDLEVSPENPIVTQPYICSTEELNKKWKNILSKEKRPIIGINWQGNLGTEKTYQGRSIPLEKFSILKDNNEITFLSLQKGFGSEQLNSCSFKNKFVDCQPQIDRTWDFLENAAIIENCDLIISCDTSIAHLAGGMGSKVWLLLKDIPFWTWGLEREDTFWYPSMKLFRQKERHNWNEVMERVSIALRSFEDVEPNLI, encoded by the coding sequence ATGGAGCAATCTGATAAAAAAGATCAAGAAAAAAAGAAGATCACTGAAGCAAAAACATTCTCTGTTCCGTTTACTTTAGGAGAAAATAAAGAGAATATTACTATTACTACTAATACTTCTTCTAATCCTTCTAAAGAAAAAATAATCAATCAAGCATTTAAGTTTCATTCACAAGGAAATATTTTAGAAGCAGTAAAATATTATCAACTATTCATCAATCAAGGTTTCACTGACCACAGAGTCTTTTCTAATTATGGAATCATTTTAAACAATCTTGGCAAATCAAAAGACGCAGAAGTATCAACTCGCAAAGCAATTGAACTTAATCCTGGTGATGCAGAGGCTCATTACAATCTGGGAATTATATTGAAAGGTATTGGCAAATTACAAGACGCAGTATTGTCATATCGAAAAGCGATTGAACTTAATCCTGCTTTAGCGGATGCTCATTCCAATCTGGCAAACATTTTGAAAGACCTTGGCAAATTAAATGAGGCTGAAGTAGCTGTTCGCAAAGCGATTGAACTTAAACCTGATGACGCAAATGCTCATTTAAATCTAGGAGGTATTTTAAAAGATCTTGAAAAATTAAAAGACGCTGAATCATCGACTCGCAAAGCGATTGAACTCAATCCTAATTTCGCAGAGGCTCATTTAAATCTAGGAAGTATTTTAAAAGATCTAAGTATATTAAATGATGCAGAAGTATCAACTCGAAAAGCAATTGAACTCAATCCTGATTTCGCAGAGGCTTATTTAAATCTAGGAGGTATTTTAAAAGATCTTGACAAATTAAAAGACGCTGAATCATCGACTCGAAAAGCGATTGAACTTAATCCTGCTTTAGCGGATGCTCATTCCAATCTGGGAAATATTTTGAAAGACCTTGGCAAATTAAACGAGGCTGAAGTAGCTATTCGCAAAACAATTAAACTTCAATCTGATCATGCAGATGCTTATTTCATGCTCTCATTAATAGAGCTTCTAAAAGAAAATTATCAATCTGGTCTTGAGAACTATGAGTTTAGGTTCACGAAAAATGGAGCAGCGATTCCTCATGGCGTACCAAAGCTCAAAAGAATAAATCGAATAAAATTAAAAAAAGCAGACAAGCTCTTAGTTGTTAGTGAACAAGGGTTAGGAGATACGCTTCAACATATGCGCTACATTCCATATCTAAGAAATCAAGGTCTGGAAATTTCTTTTTCTGCTCAAACAAAACTACATTCATTAATCCAAGCATCAGATATTGATCAAAATCCATTAACACCAAAACAATCGACTTTAGTTTCAGAAGGTGAATGGATCCCATTATTATCTTTAGCTAGAGATTTAGAAGTAAGTCCAGAAAATCCAATCGTTACCCAACCATATATCTGTTCAACCGAAGAATTAAATAAAAAATGGAAAAACATTCTTTCGAAAGAAAAAAGACCAATCATTGGAATTAATTGGCAAGGAAATCTAGGCACTGAAAAAACTTATCAAGGACGCTCAATACCTTTAGAAAAGTTTTCAATACTTAAAGATAATAATGAAATTACATTTCTTTCACTACAAAAAGGATTTGGTTCAGAGCAATTAAATTCTTGCTCTTTTAAAAATAAATTTGTTGATTGCCAGCCACAAATTGATAGGACTTGGGATTTCCTTGAAAATGCCGCCATCATTGAAAACTGTGATTTAATTATTTCTTGTGATACCTCAATTGCTCATTTGGCAGGAGGGATGGGAAGCAAAGTTTGGTTACTGCTAAAAGATATCCCATTTTGGACTTGGGGACTGGAAAGGGAGGATACATTTTGGTATCCATCGATGAAATTGTTCCGGCAAAAAGAGCGACATAATTGGAATGAAGTGATGGAAAGAGTGTCAATCGCACTTCGCTCTTTCGAAGATGTAGAACCTAATCTCATCTAA
- a CDS encoding 2OG-Fe(II) oxygenase, with product MKKITLDLGNKTPNFIGSWCIEPILICDDLISYFELNIAKQKSGYSGSGLNPEIKDSVDITMNPKDIILPGHEAFKKYFDQLFECYKNYVEEWTFLNKISEKLEIGSFNLQRYKPGQHFKEIHTERSSLATLHRIFAFMTYLNDVEEGGSTYFSHYDLEIQPQRGLTLIWPAEWTHAHKGNILKEGSKYIITGWINIF from the coding sequence ATGAAGAAAATAACATTAGATTTAGGGAATAAAACTCCTAACTTTATTGGCTCCTGGTGTATAGAACCAATCTTAATTTGCGATGATCTTATCTCCTACTTTGAACTTAATATCGCCAAGCAAAAAAGTGGGTACAGTGGAAGTGGTTTAAATCCTGAGATAAAAGATAGTGTTGATATTACTATGAATCCCAAAGATATCATTCTTCCAGGACATGAGGCATTTAAAAAATATTTTGATCAACTTTTTGAATGCTATAAAAACTATGTAGAGGAATGGACTTTCTTAAACAAGATATCTGAAAAATTGGAAATTGGTTCTTTTAATTTACAAAGATATAAACCTGGTCAACATTTTAAGGAAATACATACAGAAAGATCTTCTTTAGCTACTCTTCACCGTATTTTTGCTTTTATGACATATTTAAATGATGTAGAAGAAGGAGGTTCAACATATTTCAGTCATTATGATCTTGAAATACAACCACAAAGAGGATTAACTTTGATTTGGCCTGCTGAATGGACTCACGCACATAAAGGAAACATACTTAAAGAAGGGTCAAAATATATCATTACGGGTTGGATTAATATTTTCTAA
- a CDS encoding tetratricopeptide repeat protein, producing the protein MEKSDKQEQRKNKFTEAKTFSVPFALGEIKENITITTNTSSNPSKEKIINQAFKFHSQGNILEAVKYYQLFINQGFTDHRVFSNYGIILNNLGKSKDAEVSTRKAIELNPGDAEAHYNLGIILKGIGKLQDAVLSYRKAIELNPALADAHSNLANILKDLGKLNEAEVAVRKAIELKPDFANAHLNLGNILNEIGRLDEAILCYEQAINLDNKLDSALSGIGSILLKNGNHSDGIHKLREANGSIRFNPKKSSITIN; encoded by the coding sequence ATGGAAAAATCAGACAAACAAGAACAAAGAAAGAATAAATTCACTGAAGCAAAAACATTCTCTGTTCCATTTGCTTTAGGAGAAATAAAAGAGAATATTACTATTACTACTAATACTTCTTCTAATCCTTCTAAAGAAAAAATAATCAATCAAGCATTTAAGTTTCATTCACAAGGAAATATTTTAGAAGCAGTAAAATATTATCAACTATTCATCAATCAAGGTTTCACTGACCACAGAGTCTTTTCTAATTATGGAATCATTTTAAACAATCTTGGCAAATCAAAAGACGCAGAAGTATCAACTCGCAAAGCAATTGAACTTAATCCTGGTGATGCAGAGGCTCATTACAATCTGGGAATTATATTGAAAGGTATTGGCAAATTACAAGACGCAGTATTGTCATATCGAAAAGCGATTGAACTTAATCCTGCTTTAGCGGATGCTCATTCCAATCTGGCAAACATTTTGAAAGACCTTGGCAAATTAAATGAGGCTGAAGTAGCTGTTCGCAAAGCGATTGAACTTAAACCTGACTTCGCAAATGCTCATTTAAATCTAGGAAATATATTAAACGAAATTGGTCGTTTAGATGAAGCTATACTTTGCTATGAGCAAGCAATTAATCTTGATAACAAACTCGACTCCGCTCTCTCTGGAATAGGGAGTATACTTCTAAAAAATGGTAATCATTCAGATGGTATTCATAAATTAAGAGAAGCTAATGGTTCCATCCGTTTTAATCCAAAAAAATCCTCCATAACTATTAATTAA
- a CDS encoding tetratricopeptide repeat protein has product MKGFGKQSKSKKKEISNKNSNPSKEKIINQALKCHSEGNISEAIKYYQNFINQGFKDHRVFTNYGLILKNLGKLQEAEISCRKAIELNPDYPKAHSNLGNILRDLGKLKEAELSQRKAIELNPNLAVAHSNLGSILNDLGKLKEAELSQRKAIELNPDLAVAHYNLGNILRDLGKLKEAELSQRKVIELNPNLAVAHSNLGIILRDLGKLKEAEASTRKAIEIKSDYSEAYSNLGNILRDLGNLQEAELSYCKAIEIKPDFAEAHSNLGIILKELGNLQEAEVSTRKAIELNPEFTEASFNLSFFQLLQGDYKNGLEAYEFRFDKVTLDLKPKIKKVDNRKLIKGEKLLVVSEQAPGDVIFYMRYLLPLKQQGIDISFYAPEKLHSLIKDSGIHDNPLTREESLLRKEGEWIPLLSLLKYFSVSPNNPVINTPYISSTKPLKEKWRKILSNEKRPIVGINWQGSKKLEKTYQGRSIPLEEFSKLLEKNDITFLSLQKGYGSEQLEQCSFKKHFVSCQKQIDGILDYSETAAIIENCDLIITNDCSPGPLAAGMGKKVWLLLRDVPFWYWGLTGERTFWYPSMRLFRQKERHNWQEVMERVSIALSSFKDVEQDLI; this is encoded by the coding sequence ATGAAAGGCTTTGGAAAACAGAGTAAATCTAAAAAGAAAGAAATAAGCAATAAAAACAGCAACCCATCTAAAGAAAAAATAATTAATCAAGCATTAAAGTGTCATTCAGAAGGAAATATTTCAGAAGCAATAAAATATTATCAAAATTTCATAAATCAAGGATTCAAAGACCATAGGGTTTTTACTAACTATGGATTAATATTAAAAAATCTTGGTAAATTACAAGAAGCAGAAATCTCTTGTCGTAAAGCAATTGAACTGAATCCTGATTACCCAAAAGCGCATTCCAATCTAGGAAACATATTGAGAGATCTTGGCAAGTTAAAAGAAGCAGAATTATCCCAACGCAAAGCAATTGAACTCAATCCTAATTTAGCTGTGGCGCATTCCAATCTTGGAAGCATATTGAATGATCTTGGCAAGTTAAAAGAAGCAGAATTATCCCAACGCAAAGCAATTGAACTCAATCCTGATTTAGCTGTGGCGCATTACAATTTGGGAAACATATTGAGAGATCTTGGCAAATTAAAAGAAGCAGAATTATCCCAACGCAAAGTAATTGAACTCAATCCTAATTTAGCTGTGGCGCATTCCAATTTGGGAATCATATTGAGAGATCTTGGCAAATTAAAAGAAGCAGAAGCCTCAACTCGCAAAGCTATTGAAATCAAATCTGATTATTCAGAGGCGTATTCCAATCTTGGAAACATATTGAGAGATCTTGGCAACTTACAAGAAGCAGAATTGTCATATTGCAAAGCGATTGAAATCAAACCTGATTTCGCAGAAGCACATTCCAATCTGGGAATCATTTTGAAAGAACTTGGCAACTTACAAGAAGCAGAAGTCTCAACTCGCAAAGCTATTGAACTTAATCCTGAGTTCACTGAAGCATCTTTTAATCTTTCATTTTTTCAACTACTTCAAGGCGACTATAAAAATGGTTTAGAGGCCTATGAATTTAGATTTGATAAAGTAACTCTTGACTTAAAGCCAAAAATCAAAAAAGTAGATAATAGGAAATTAATTAAAGGAGAAAAGCTCTTAGTTGTTAGTGAGCAAGCTCCTGGCGACGTCATTTTTTATATGCGTTATTTATTGCCACTTAAACAACAAGGAATAGATATATCTTTCTATGCTCCAGAGAAACTACATAGCTTAATTAAGGACTCTGGCATCCATGATAATCCACTTACACGTGAAGAATCTCTTCTAAGAAAAGAAGGAGAATGGATTCCATTACTATCTTTACTTAAGTATTTTTCTGTTAGTCCGAATAATCCTGTAATTAATACTCCATATATTTCATCAACAAAACCACTAAAAGAAAAATGGAGAAAGATTCTCTCTAATGAAAAAAGACCAATCGTTGGGATTAATTGGCAAGGAAGTAAAAAGCTGGAAAAGACTTATCAAGGACGATCAATTCCTTTAGAAGAATTCTCTAAGCTTTTAGAAAAGAATGACATTACTTTCCTTTCACTCCAAAAAGGTTATGGTTCAGAACAATTGGAACAATGTTCATTTAAAAAGCATTTTGTTAGTTGTCAGAAACAGATTGATGGGATATTGGATTACTCAGAGACAGCTGCGATCATAGAAAACTGTGATTTAATTATTACGAATGACTGCTCACCAGGTCCTTTAGCGGCTGGAATGGGTAAAAAAGTTTGGTTGCTGCTGAGAGATGTTCCTTTTTGGTACTGGGGACTTACTGGCGAGCGAACATTTTGGTATCCATCAATGAGATTATTTAGACAAAAAGAGCGACATAATTGGCAAGAGGTTATGGAGAGAGTATCAATTGCACTTAGCTCGTTCAAGGATGTAGAACAAGATCTAATCTAA
- a CDS encoding DUF1651 domain-containing protein produces MKRDGWLKEPSGVWILRFRYDWSSWDQNPKVIIDKGRLERNGIPLLKSRKRMRRNLAIELWKNLLANGWRRIKPQWE; encoded by the coding sequence ATGAAGCGTGATGGATGGCTGAAGGAACCTAGTGGAGTATGGATATTGAGGTTTAGGTATGACTGGTCGAGCTGGGATCAGAATCCTAAAGTCATTATCGACAAAGGTAGACTTGAACGTAACGGTATACCTCTACTTAAGAGTCGTAAGAGGATGAGAAGGAATCTGGCGATAGAACTATGGAAGAACCTTTTGGCTAATGGCTGGCGAAGAATTAAGCCTCAATGGGAATAG
- a CDS encoding tetratricopeptide repeat protein — MEEPSETDQGKKKVNKFKELPLPFALEEIKENVTPNTNNQSKPSQEQRKNQITEIQTFPVPFALGEIKENISISTNIPSKPSKEQIINQAFKFHSQGKISEAAKYYQYFINKGIKDHRVFSNYGVILKNLGKLEEAELSQRKAIEIKPDYADAHYNLGNVLRDLGKLKEAELFQRKAIQLNPNFAEAYSNLGGILSYLGKLKEAELSLRKAIEIKPDYAKAHSNLGIILKDFGKLEEAVLSYRKAIELNPNFTEAHFNLSHTLLQLKFFKEGWEKYEWRWKRSKNVKLRLKTNKPLWNPGKRGCLLLWAEQGLGDQLYFSTLIPDLQDNVDRLIIKLDRRLIPILQRSIDHEIGFISKEENLDEKEYDYHLPFGSLAQYLRKTVESFISSKKIILLANKEKTKEYRKRLLRSEHKILVGISWTSKSKRYPESLISLEKMISGLYSPGVNFVNLQYGDVKEEIKNVRKNLGVEILEIEELDCFNDIDGLASLITACDHIVTIDNVTAALSGALDMKTKVILPKHSHWPYGVKDIQSYWFSSMKIFRQITRNDWAFPLSEIKKEIIKK; from the coding sequence ATGGAAGAACCTAGTGAAACAGATCAAGGGAAAAAGAAAGTCAATAAGTTTAAAGAATTACCACTACCATTTGCTTTAGAAGAAATCAAAGAAAATGTTACTCCTAACACCAATAATCAATCCAAACCTTCTCAAGAACAAAGAAAGAATCAAATCACTGAAATACAAACATTCCCCGTACCATTTGCTTTAGGTGAAATAAAAGAGAATATTTCTATTTCCACTAACATTCCTTCTAAACCTTCAAAAGAACAAATAATTAATCAAGCATTTAAATTTCATTCACAAGGAAAGATTTCAGAAGCAGCAAAATATTATCAATATTTCATTAATAAAGGTATTAAAGATCACAGGGTTTTTTCTAATTATGGAGTCATATTAAAAAATCTTGGCAAATTAGAAGAAGCAGAATTATCTCAACGCAAAGCAATTGAAATAAAACCTGATTACGCAGATGCGCATTACAATCTGGGAAATGTATTGAGAGATCTTGGCAAATTAAAAGAAGCAGAATTATTTCAACGCAAAGCAATTCAACTGAATCCTAACTTCGCAGAAGCATATTCCAATCTGGGAGGCATATTGAGCTATCTAGGTAAATTAAAAGAAGCAGAATTATCACTACGCAAAGCAATTGAAATAAAACCTGATTACGCAAAGGCTCATTCCAATCTTGGAATCATATTGAAAGATTTTGGTAAACTAGAAGAAGCAGTATTGTCATACCGCAAAGCAATTGAACTGAATCCTAATTTTACCGAAGCACATTTCAATCTTTCTCATACACTTCTACAATTAAAGTTTTTCAAAGAAGGGTGGGAAAAATATGAATGGAGATGGAAAAGAAGTAAAAATGTGAAGTTAAGATTAAAAACTAATAAACCACTATGGAATCCGGGGAAAAGAGGTTGTTTATTACTATGGGCAGAACAAGGGCTAGGTGATCAATTATATTTTTCAACATTAATACCAGACCTACAAGATAATGTAGATCGATTAATAATTAAACTTGATAGAAGATTAATACCTATTTTACAAAGGTCAATCGATCATGAAATAGGTTTCATTAGTAAAGAAGAAAATTTAGATGAGAAAGAATATGATTATCATCTTCCATTCGGTTCGTTAGCACAATATTTAAGAAAAACAGTAGAAAGTTTTATTTCATCAAAAAAAATTATTTTACTAGCTAATAAGGAAAAAACTAAAGAATATAGAAAAAGATTACTAAGAAGTGAACATAAAATACTTGTGGGAATTTCATGGACATCAAAAAGTAAAAGATATCCTGAAAGCTTAATCTCATTAGAAAAAATGATTTCAGGACTCTATTCTCCTGGTGTAAACTTTGTTAATCTTCAATATGGTGATGTAAAAGAAGAAATCAAAAATGTTAGAAAAAATTTAGGAGTAGAAATATTAGAGATAGAAGAACTTGATTGTTTTAATGACATTGATGGTTTAGCCTCCTTAATAACTGCCTGCGATCACATAGTCACTATTGATAATGTTACAGCAGCTCTTTCTGGAGCATTGGATATGAAAACTAAAGTTATTCTTCCAAAACACAGTCATTGGCCATATGGAGTAAAAGATATCCAAAGTTATTGGTTTTCATCTATGAAGATATTTAGACAAATCACAAGGAATGATTGGGCCTTTCCGCTGAGCGAAATTAAAAAAGAGATAATCAAAAAATAA